The sequence TTTTGCATATGGACCACTTCTTCGGCCAGATTCGCAATCCGCTGCAATACCTCTTCGTCCACCAATTCATTTTGCCGGTTGAAATGGTCGGAATGCGCGTACACATAGCCGGGTGCGACATACGACCGGAAGTATCCGGCGATTGGTTTCAGCTGATTTTCGATAACCAGATAATGCTGATACGTGCCCCCCGTAGCGACAAAACCCATCACTTTATGGCGAAGCGCCTGCGGATGCACAAGGTCGAACAGGTTCTTCAGCACGCCGGTGATGGATCCCTGAAAGATCGGCGTACCGATGATGTAGAAATCAGCCGAAGAGACGCTGTCGATCACCGTTTTCGTGTCACCGGTGTATGTGGACGGATCGCGCCCGT comes from Effusibacillus pohliae DSM 22757 and encodes:
- a CDS encoding NADPH-dependent FMN reductase, with product MKLLGISGTIVGAKTRILVEKVLVEAKKLLPELEVELLDMKDYDVQFCDGRDPSTYTGDTKTVIDSVSSADFYIIGTPIFQGSITGVLKNLFDLVHPQALRHKVMGFVATGGTYQHYLVIENQLKPIAGYFRSYVAPGYVYAHSDHFNRQNELVDEEVLQRIANLAEEVVHMQKALKAGDIHAYS